The Heyndrickxia vini genome contains a region encoding:
- a CDS encoding MerR family transcriptional regulator, translated as MTYSIGEFAKMIGVSTSTLRYYEKEGLLTPRRDENNIREFTDDDIGWVQFLLHLKNSGMSMAELKQYTKWRAMGDETTPERLDLLEKRKHLVEEEIQALQKNLHVLNQKIEFYKDRLEGNIYEFVLYPGGEAKS; from the coding sequence ATGACTTATTCAATTGGCGAATTTGCAAAAATGATCGGTGTAAGTACAAGCACACTTAGGTACTATGAAAAGGAAGGGTTACTTACTCCTCGTCGAGATGAAAATAATATACGAGAATTTACTGATGATGATATTGGGTGGGTTCAGTTTTTGCTCCATTTAAAAAATTCGGGAATGTCGATGGCAGAGCTAAAGCAATATACGAAATGGCGTGCAATGGGAGACGAAACGACACCGGAAAGGTTGGATTTACTTGAAAAGCGTAAGCATCTCGTAGAGGAAGAGATCCAAGCGCTGCAAAAAAATCTGCATGTTCTGAACCAAAAGATTGAATTCTATAAAGATAGACTAGAAGGGAATATATATGAATTTGTTCTGTACCCTGGTGGAGAAGCGAAGTCATAA
- a CDS encoding macrolide family glycosyltransferase: MARALFINAGSEGHINPTIGVVKELISRGEEVVYFTIEDFRERIEKTGATVRTIDGQKFIKAFISGGRNNLLERINGLLHTADIVIPSVLEQIEGENFDYLIHDSMFGCGRILAQILKLPAINSCTTFAQTKERFDNMFEQLSENIPAETIDEFQRLTGMVKEKYGVEIHSPYEVLCNPASLTLVYTIREFQPSGEDFDQTYKFVGPSISSRLNEETFDFTAIKGKNPIYISLGTVVNQAIDFYKLCFRAFENTEHTVVMSIGNKVQLTDLGEIPNNFIVKNYVPQTEVLKHTKLFITHGGMNSVHEGLYYGVPLIVLPQSADQPIIAEQVAKMGAGIKLQMQELTANQLCHAVNHVLNQPTFHKNVANVRDSFQASDGYHQAVDAIFKFKSQNEILK, encoded by the coding sequence GTGGCACGAGCCTTATTTATTAATGCTGGATCAGAAGGGCATATCAATCCAACGATTGGTGTTGTAAAGGAGCTTATTTCGCGTGGAGAAGAAGTAGTGTATTTTACAATTGAAGATTTTCGAGAGCGTATTGAAAAGACGGGAGCAACTGTCCGAACAATAGACGGTCAAAAATTTATAAAAGCATTTATCTCGGGTGGCAGAAATAATTTACTCGAAAGAATTAATGGACTTTTACATACGGCAGATATCGTCATTCCAAGCGTACTTGAACAGATTGAAGGAGAAAATTTTGATTATCTAATCCACGATTCCATGTTTGGTTGTGGACGTATCCTTGCTCAAATCCTTAAACTGCCGGCAATCAATTCGTGTACTACTTTTGCTCAGACTAAGGAAAGGTTCGATAACATGTTCGAACAGCTTTCAGAAAATATCCCTGCAGAAACAATTGATGAATTTCAAAGACTGACGGGAATGGTGAAGGAAAAGTATGGTGTAGAGATCCATTCCCCTTACGAAGTTTTATGTAATCCAGCATCGCTTACACTAGTTTATACAATTAGAGAATTCCAACCTTCTGGAGAAGACTTTGACCAAACTTATAAATTTGTAGGTCCATCTATTTCTTCACGATTAAATGAAGAAACTTTTGACTTTACTGCAATCAAGGGAAAAAATCCAATCTATATTTCACTGGGTACGGTCGTAAATCAGGCTATTGATTTCTATAAGCTTTGTTTTAGGGCATTTGAGAACACCGAACATACAGTTGTTATGTCTATTGGAAATAAAGTTCAACTAACTGATTTGGGAGAGATTCCAAATAACTTCATTGTGAAAAATTATGTACCGCAAACTGAAGTATTGAAACACACTAAATTATTTATCACACATGGTGGAATGAACAGTGTCCATGAAGGCCTTTATTACGGAGTTCCGCTCATTGTCCTCCCACAAAGCGCAGATCAACCGATCATTGCCGAGCAAGTGGCCAAAATGGGTGCTGGCATAAAGTTACAAATGCAAGAATTGACAGCAAATCAACTATGTCATGCCGTAAATCACGTATTAAACCAACCGACCTTCCATAAAAATGTTGCAAATGTGAGGGATTCCTTTCAAGCATCGGATGGTTATCATCAAGCGGTTGATGCCATTTTCAAATTTAAAAGTCAAAATGAAATCTTAAAATAA
- a CDS encoding alpha/beta hydrolase, with the protein MKIGNKQLQPKLLLSIVIFLIVVIGITFYFFQHVSGQEVKESNLKYGNNRMQTLDLFTPKVRNGEKIPVIIYAHGGGWGGGDKSNVSAKPDFFTKKGYSFISINYRLFPKATYEEMANDITNAIKWVYDKANHYQFDRTKINLMGHSAGGHLIMLVASNPTYLNKVGLSPEIINSVVNIEGPLDLTDFINRFGRYKKVFGNDQEVWKKASPISYAANKNLPPMFLIDHGNHSIERFMDTTTKADNTVANFKARSLSHSELTQLLGTTKTEEATNMTNAVFEFLKRLN; encoded by the coding sequence ATGAAAATAGGGAATAAACAACTGCAACCAAAACTTTTATTATCGATTGTTATTTTCCTTATCGTCGTTATTGGAATAACATTTTATTTCTTTCAGCATGTTAGTGGACAAGAGGTTAAAGAATCGAATCTTAAATATGGCAATAACCGAATGCAAACATTAGATCTCTTCACACCTAAAGTTCGGAACGGAGAGAAAATACCGGTCATCATTTATGCTCATGGTGGCGGATGGGGCGGTGGTGATAAATCAAATGTTTCGGCAAAACCTGATTTTTTTACCAAAAAAGGATATTCATTTATATCAATTAACTATCGCCTTTTTCCAAAAGCTACCTATGAGGAAATGGCAAATGATATTACCAATGCGATAAAATGGGTGTATGACAAAGCCAACCATTATCAATTTGATCGGACGAAAATAAATCTGATGGGCCATTCTGCTGGTGGTCATTTAATCATGCTAGTCGCTTCAAATCCAACCTATTTGAATAAGGTAGGTCTTTCACCCGAAATAATCAATTCTGTCGTGAACATAGAAGGTCCGCTTGATTTAACAGATTTTATCAATAGATTTGGACGCTACAAAAAGGTGTTCGGAAACGACCAAGAAGTATGGAAAAAAGCCTCACCTATTTCTTATGCTGCAAATAAAAATCTGCCACCAATGTTTTTGATAGACCACGGAAATCATTCTATTGAAAGATTTATGGATACAACAACAAAAGCTGACAACACGGTCGCAAATTTTAAAGCCCGATCTCTTTCCCATAGCGAATTAACTCAGCTTCTCGGAACAACCAAAACCGAGGAAGCAACCAACATGACTAATGCAGTGTTCGAATTCTTAAAGAGGTTAAATTAA
- a CDS encoding DUF3231 family protein, whose translation MVKEFHVRLTSTEITALWGSYINDSALVCNIEYFLSKVEDEEIKAIIKYALRIAQGNVNTITEIFNKEKYPIPYGFKLKEDVNLSAPRLYSDTYALYYLHQASQIALQGYSINLALSVRADVYSYFNECISQLTKFLREVKELLLSKGLYIRAPYLPIPEDIDFVKKQSFLKGFFGEKRPLTGTEITNLFANFERNAFGAATLLGFSQVAKSKEVSSFLFRGVEIAKKHCDIFESILNKDNLPAPMTWNIEVTDSTSYTFSDKLMMFYTTALIALSIGFYGTSMAMSPRKDLALQYVRLSAEIAKYAEDGAKIMINNGFLEQPPMAVDREELALQKTKK comes from the coding sequence ATGGTAAAGGAATTTCACGTGAGGCTTACATCAACAGAAATTACAGCTCTTTGGGGATCATATATTAATGACAGTGCCTTAGTGTGTAACATAGAATATTTTTTATCTAAAGTCGAGGATGAAGAAATTAAAGCAATAATTAAATATGCTTTAAGGATTGCTCAAGGTAATGTTAATACTATAACTGAAATTTTTAATAAAGAAAAATATCCTATACCCTATGGATTTAAGCTTAAGGAGGATGTTAATTTATCAGCTCCTCGATTGTACTCTGATACTTATGCTTTGTACTACCTCCATCAAGCATCTCAAATTGCTCTACAAGGCTACAGTATTAATTTAGCATTATCCGTTCGAGCGGATGTTTATAGCTATTTCAATGAGTGCATTTCACAATTGACTAAGTTTCTTAGAGAGGTAAAGGAGCTGTTATTATCCAAAGGTCTTTATATAAGGGCGCCATATTTACCAATTCCCGAGGATATTGATTTCGTAAAAAAGCAAAGTTTCCTTAAAGGGTTTTTCGGTGAAAAAAGACCTTTAACTGGTACAGAAATTACAAATCTTTTTGCTAATTTTGAAAGAAATGCTTTTGGAGCAGCGACCTTACTTGGATTTAGTCAGGTTGCTAAATCAAAAGAGGTTTCCAGTTTTTTGTTCAGAGGAGTGGAGATTGCTAAAAAGCATTGTGATATTTTTGAATCTATACTTAATAAAGATAACCTTCCTGCTCCTATGACATGGAATATTGAAGTTACAGACTCAACCAGTTATACTTTTTCGGACAAACTAATGATGTTTTATACAACTGCACTTATCGCACTGAGTATAGGTTTTTATGGAACAAGTATGGCAATGAGTCCAAGGAAGGATTTGGCTCTGCAATATGTAAGGCTATCCGCTGAAATTGCCAAGTATGCCGAAGACGGTGCAAAAATTATGATTAATAATGGATTCCTTGAACAACCTCCAATGGCTGTTGACAGAGAGGAATTAGCCTTGCAAAAAACGAAGAAGTAA
- a CDS encoding metal-sensitive transcriptional regulator has product MNHDCNLSEGRKSHHSDKVKKNLVTRLNRIEGQIRGIKGLIEKDTYCDDVITQIAATQSALNSVAKILLEGHLKTCVLERVNEGDTEVLDEVLLTIGKLMKK; this is encoded by the coding sequence ATGAATCATGATTGTAATCTTTCTGAAGGAAGAAAGAGCCATCATTCCGATAAAGTGAAGAAAAACTTGGTTACTCGTTTAAATCGAATTGAAGGTCAAATTCGTGGAATAAAAGGATTAATCGAAAAGGACACGTATTGTGACGATGTTATTACCCAAATCGCGGCTACACAGTCAGCTTTAAACAGTGTGGCAAAAATCCTTCTAGAAGGTCATCTTAAAACGTGTGTATTGGAACGAGTTAATGAGGGTGATACAGAGGTACTAGACGAAGTACTTTTAACAATAGGAAAATTAATGAAAAAATAA
- the copZ gene encoding copper chaperone CopZ — MEKTTLKVNGMSCNHCVNSIEGSVGKLQGVKSVKVHLDAGKVDVEFNPSDVSLNEIKETIDDQGYDVE, encoded by the coding sequence ATGGAAAAAACTACTTTAAAGGTGAACGGAATGTCGTGTAATCATTGTGTAAATTCTATTGAAGGAAGCGTCGGCAAATTACAAGGTGTTAAATCAGTAAAAGTTCATTTGGATGCTGGAAAAGTTGACGTAGAATTCAATCCATCCGATGTATCCTTAAATGAAATTAAGGAAACAATTGATGATCAAGGGTATGATGTTGAATAG
- a CDS encoding heavy metal translocating P-type ATPase — protein sequence MSNEIKETDYQIIGMTCAACATRIEKGLKKMDGVKEANVNLALEKSTIKYDPEVVSDQDFQKKIQGLGYDVVKEKTEFDITGMTCAACANRIEKRLNKLDGVEQAAVNFALETALVEYNPEHISVPEMKEAIKKLGYSLEQKKENAGEQVDHRQKEIEKQQGKFIFSLILSLPLLWAMVSHFEFTSFIWLPDMFMNPWVQLALATPVQFVVGKQFYVGAFKALRNKSANMDVLVALGTSAAYFYSLYLSISSIGSGAHTVELYYETSAVLITLILLGKLFEAKAKGRSSEAIKKLMGLQAKNATVVRDGEELIIPIDEVLQGDIVYVKPGEKIPVDGEIVEGQSALDESMLTGESIPIDKTVGDTVIGSTINKNGFLKIKATKVGKDTALAQIIKVVEEAQGSKAPIQRLADVISGIFVPIVVGIAVITFLIWYFFVSPGEFAEALEKFIAVLVIACPCALGLATPTSIMAGSGRAAEFGILFKGGEHLETTHRIDTIILDKTGTVTNGKPSLTDVILSEGMEEKEFLKLVGTAERNSEHPLAEAIVEGIKEKGISLQGSETFEAIPGYGIQSTVNGKQLFIGTRRLMAKQNITVHEEELAKMENLEKQGKTAMLVAIDGHFAGIVAVADTIKETSKEAISRLRSMGLDVVMITGDNTQTAQAIADQVGIKKVIAEVLPEGKAKEVEKLQKSGKKVAMVGDGINDAPALAIADIGMAIGTGTDVAMEAADITLIRGDLTSIADAIFMSKKTITNIKQNLFWALAYNCIGIPIAAVGFLAPWLAGAAMAFSSVSVVLNALRLQRVKLKA from the coding sequence ATGAGTAATGAAATCAAAGAAACGGATTATCAAATTATAGGGATGACCTGTGCGGCATGTGCCACAAGAATTGAAAAAGGGCTCAAAAAAATGGATGGCGTAAAAGAAGCCAATGTTAATTTAGCGCTGGAAAAGTCAACAATAAAATATGATCCTGAAGTGGTTTCTGACCAAGATTTCCAAAAGAAAATTCAAGGTTTAGGCTATGATGTTGTAAAGGAAAAAACAGAATTTGATATTACGGGAATGACCTGTGCAGCTTGCGCAAATAGAATTGAAAAAAGATTAAACAAATTAGATGGAGTAGAACAAGCCGCCGTTAATTTTGCATTAGAAACCGCTCTTGTGGAATACAATCCAGAACATATCTCCGTCCCTGAAATGAAAGAGGCGATAAAAAAGCTAGGATATAGCCTTGAGCAAAAGAAGGAAAATGCAGGAGAACAAGTGGACCATCGCCAAAAAGAAATTGAAAAACAACAAGGGAAATTTATTTTCTCACTTATCTTGTCCTTGCCATTATTGTGGGCGATGGTTAGTCACTTTGAATTTACGTCTTTCATTTGGCTACCAGATATGTTTATGAATCCTTGGGTACAGCTTGCCCTTGCAACACCTGTGCAATTTGTCGTTGGAAAACAGTTTTATGTAGGAGCTTTTAAAGCGTTAAGAAATAAGAGCGCAAATATGGATGTCCTTGTTGCACTTGGCACATCGGCTGCTTATTTCTATAGTTTGTATTTAAGTATTAGCTCAATTGGCTCCGGAGCTCATACGGTAGAACTCTATTATGAAACAAGCGCTGTCCTTATTACTTTAATTCTCTTAGGAAAACTGTTCGAAGCAAAAGCAAAAGGACGTTCTTCTGAAGCAATTAAGAAGTTAATGGGACTGCAGGCAAAAAATGCGACTGTCGTGCGTGATGGTGAAGAGTTAATTATTCCGATTGATGAGGTTTTACAAGGGGATATAGTATATGTTAAGCCTGGTGAAAAGATCCCAGTAGATGGTGAAATTGTAGAAGGCCAGTCGGCACTTGATGAGTCGATGTTGACGGGTGAAAGTATTCCGATTGATAAAACGGTTGGCGATACAGTTATTGGTTCTACGATTAATAAAAATGGTTTCCTAAAAATTAAAGCAACAAAAGTCGGTAAAGATACAGCATTAGCACAAATTATTAAAGTAGTTGAGGAAGCACAAGGATCGAAAGCCCCGATTCAACGATTAGCTGATGTGATATCAGGGATATTTGTACCTATTGTAGTTGGGATCGCGGTTATTACTTTCTTAATATGGTATTTCTTCGTAAGTCCCGGAGAATTTGCGGAAGCCCTTGAAAAATTTATCGCGGTATTGGTTATCGCATGTCCTTGCGCACTCGGTTTGGCGACACCCACTTCGATAATGGCTGGATCGGGTCGTGCCGCGGAATTTGGAATTTTATTTAAAGGTGGAGAACATCTTGAAACAACCCATCGCATCGATACAATTATTCTTGATAAGACAGGAACAGTGACAAACGGAAAACCGTCTTTAACAGATGTTATTTTATCAGAAGGTATGGAGGAAAAGGAATTTCTAAAGCTGGTTGGTACGGCTGAAAGAAACTCGGAACATCCACTTGCTGAGGCGATTGTTGAAGGGATAAAAGAAAAAGGAATCAGTCTACAAGGTTCAGAAACATTCGAAGCCATTCCGGGTTACGGCATTCAATCAACTGTAAATGGCAAACAACTATTCATCGGAACACGCAGACTTATGGCGAAACAAAACATTACTGTACATGAAGAAGAATTAGCAAAAATGGAGAACTTGGAAAAGCAAGGGAAAACAGCTATGTTAGTTGCCATTGATGGACATTTTGCGGGAATCGTGGCAGTTGCAGATACGATTAAAGAAACATCAAAAGAAGCCATTTCTCGTTTGCGCAGTATGGGATTAGATGTTGTGATGATTACTGGAGATAATACGCAAACGGCACAAGCCATTGCGGATCAAGTGGGAATAAAGAAAGTCATTGCTGAAGTTTTACCAGAAGGCAAGGCAAAAGAAGTCGAAAAGCTTCAGAAATCCGGTAAAAAAGTAGCGATGGTCGGGGATGGAATTAATGATGCTCCGGCACTAGCAATAGCTGATATTGGGATGGCAATTGGTACAGGTACCGATGTGGCGATGGAAGCTGCTGATATTACTCTCATTCGTGGTGATTTAACGAGTATTGCGGATGCAATATTCATGAGTAAGAAGACGATTACTAATATTAAGCAAAATCTTTTCTGGGCGCTTGCTTATAACTGTATAGGAATCCCTATTGCAGCGGTAGGTTTCTTAGCACCGTGGTTAGCGGGTGCAGCAATGGCATTTAGCTCCGTATCGGTTGTTCTTAACGCACTAAGACTGCAGAGGGTTAAGTTAAAAGCGTAA
- a CDS encoding PQQ-binding-like beta-propeller repeat protein, which produces MRRYLKVIGIALLALVLVVGCQSKNENKKNNANNQVAKNKNDTGFPNWGYDYQHTRHVPYDKITKDNVKKLGIVWQKDLSDWDKNVPNASEDFPIVQDGVMYVTTSLNRVFAMDASNGKKIWEWKLPKDVQEHLDKADLSLLEIVASRGVAVAEDSVFVLIADNRLAKLNKKDGKLIKMVNLWDSIEGVTLENRYYETMAPMYYKGNIYVGSSGGDNGIRGFVMAYKASNLEPAWKQPFWTIPKKGEGWVKGKYTGGGAVWNPMSFDPDTDMMYFGVGNPAPDYFAAVRPGKNPYTDSVVALDSKTGKFIWAKSEVEKDEWDYDAASTPMVLNATVNNKKKKVVVHGGKNGKWYAWDAKNGDTIYDGVPFVKIKHSPLPTDEKKAVPQWPGAEGGQNYAPETYDPTSNYVLIPGINKPSVAVAAKDEKEVEQKNGLFPGTSILPTPKGVEISGTITAIDLNTGKKAYQNKTEQPMRGGFTSTTTGLAFYGALNGDVNALDIKTGKVLWNMKSGGDQIMMAPSIYMVDDKQYVTFVTGTKIVTYGLGGNKKVIPEQSQGSGKHDNANHGSHGNKEKDKKQPANMNPEAIYKKSCVSCHGGNLEGKSGPNLQKVGASMSEQDILNQIINGGGRMPGGLVDNDQAKALAKWLSKKK; this is translated from the coding sequence TTGAGACGCTATTTAAAAGTAATCGGTATAGCTTTGTTGGCTTTGGTATTAGTCGTCGGATGTCAGTCGAAAAACGAAAATAAGAAGAACAATGCCAATAACCAAGTAGCCAAAAATAAAAATGATACCGGGTTTCCTAATTGGGGCTATGACTATCAACATACTAGGCATGTACCTTATGATAAAATTACAAAAGATAATGTTAAAAAGTTAGGAATTGTTTGGCAGAAGGATTTGTCAGATTGGGATAAAAATGTACCTAATGCTTCAGAGGATTTCCCAATTGTTCAAGATGGCGTCATGTATGTAACGACCTCATTAAATCGGGTATTTGCAATGGATGCTTCAAACGGAAAGAAGATTTGGGAATGGAAGTTGCCAAAGGATGTACAGGAACATCTTGATAAGGCGGATTTGAGTCTTTTAGAGATAGTGGCCAGTCGTGGGGTAGCTGTTGCGGAAGATAGTGTATTTGTACTTATTGCCGATAATCGTTTGGCGAAGCTTAATAAGAAAGACGGAAAATTAATTAAAATGGTTAATCTTTGGGACAGTATTGAAGGTGTCACACTTGAAAACAGATATTATGAAACAATGGCACCTATGTATTATAAAGGAAATATCTATGTAGGTAGCAGTGGCGGTGATAATGGTATTCGTGGTTTTGTTATGGCCTATAAAGCAAGCAATTTAGAACCCGCTTGGAAGCAACCATTCTGGACAATCCCTAAAAAGGGAGAGGGCTGGGTAAAGGGAAAATACACTGGGGGAGGAGCTGTATGGAACCCAATGTCATTTGATCCGGACACCGATATGATGTATTTTGGGGTCGGAAATCCAGCGCCAGACTACTTTGCAGCCGTACGACCTGGTAAAAATCCATATACAGATTCGGTGGTTGCACTGGATAGCAAAACAGGAAAGTTTATTTGGGCAAAATCTGAAGTTGAAAAAGATGAATGGGATTATGATGCGGCATCCACTCCGATGGTTCTTAATGCCACGGTAAATAACAAAAAGAAAAAAGTTGTCGTTCATGGCGGCAAGAACGGAAAATGGTATGCATGGGATGCGAAAAATGGAGATACCATTTATGATGGAGTTCCGTTTGTTAAAATCAAGCACTCTCCACTGCCAACGGATGAAAAAAAGGCAGTACCTCAATGGCCAGGAGCAGAAGGTGGACAAAATTACGCGCCGGAAACGTATGATCCTACTTCCAATTATGTATTAATCCCCGGGATTAACAAGCCATCTGTGGCAGTGGCAGCGAAAGATGAGAAGGAAGTTGAGCAAAAGAATGGTCTATTCCCTGGTACATCTATTTTACCAACTCCAAAAGGTGTTGAAATATCAGGTACCATTACAGCAATCGACTTAAATACCGGTAAGAAGGCTTATCAGAATAAGACGGAACAACCAATGCGCGGAGGGTTTACGAGTACGACTACAGGACTTGCTTTCTATGGAGCGCTGAATGGAGATGTTAATGCCCTTGACATCAAAACTGGAAAAGTATTATGGAATATGAAAAGTGGCGGAGATCAAATTATGATGGCTCCATCCATTTATATGGTTGACGACAAACAATATGTTACGTTCGTCACTGGGACGAAAATTGTTACCTACGGACTTGGAGGTAACAAAAAAGTTATTCCGGAACAAAGTCAAGGTTCAGGGAAACATGATAATGCCAATCATGGAAGCCACGGAAATAAAGAGAAAGATAAAAAACAACCGGCGAATATGAACCCTGAGGCTATTTACAAAAAGAGCTGTGTCTCCTGTCATGGTGGAAATCTTGAGGGTAAATCCGGTCCGAATCTACAAAAAGTCGGTGCATCTATGTCAGAGCAGGATATATTAAATCAAATTATTAACGGAGGCGGGCGTATGCCTGGAGGTCTTGTTGATAATGACCAAGCGAAGGCTTTAGCAAAATGGCTTTCCAAAAAGAAATAG